The following are encoded together in the Ovis aries strain OAR_USU_Benz2616 breed Rambouillet chromosome 15, ARS-UI_Ramb_v3.0, whole genome shotgun sequence genome:
- the LOC121816625 gene encoding collagen alpha-1(I) chain-like, giving the protein MRRSVQLPTSVASTQGPALPKVTHSSWSGKIATDPKKGPQVPNFRENLSLLTLPQLVPQIGGTRQEEKRHPGPCKSGQPSPVQQARCGWGTGETPGGSCPEAEAQRSLAAGRAASADPEISLRPEPERTLPQEGGPTARRESPGRGAVWKGPAGSSRHRGQRPPGGGDGGLEEGAAKAPRAGWGAAGGRTDRGPGTRARRGRAGEAGGVPGAGGQPGRRGRGSLRRLRPPRAPPAASAPSRARPARASGPAPCAPARTPGPPDPRAVQTFLVTAPRPQSRPRSRRKSAHRPRASPPPWARPRALTLSPEVRLHQARAPHLVVSLSHRRRRRRGTEPGGARAGPPWARHGPAHGPPGPALSPAPSPPLSPPQGCMAGSRPRPCPASGAPCPALAPPTARRAPPPGRLASVGAPRQCPRAAEFAGEHANEAGPGPRGPAPARIPAKLTQLRAGAEGHRDGGLERRWPGLGRWAGCGPAGPAPGAGPGALRSRRLSAARGDDR; this is encoded by the exons aTGAGACGATCCGTGCAGCTGCCGACCTCAGTGGCCAGCACCCA GGGCCCTgccttgcccaaagtcacccacTCCAGCTGGTCTGGCAAGATAGCAACAGATCCAAAGAAGGGACCTCAGGTGCCCAACTTCCGGGAAAACCTCTCACTTCTGACCCTGCCCCAGCTTGTTCCCCAGATAGGAGGGACtagacaggaggaaaagagacATCCAGGCCCGTGCAAGTCCGGTCAGCCAAGTCCGGTGCAGCAGGCGCGCTGTGGGTGG GGCACAGGGGAGACACCAGGCGGCTCCTGCCCCGAGGCGGAGGCCCAAAGAAGCCTCGCCGCAGGCAGGGCCGCCTCCGCCGACCCTGAGATCTCCCTCCGGCCGGAGCCGGAGAGAACACTGCCGCAGGAGGGAGGGCCAACCGCGAGACGGGAGAGCCCGGGGCGAGGGGCCGTCTGGAAGGGCCCGGCGGGGAGCTCCAGGCACAGGGGGCAGCGGCCGCCGGGGGGAGGGGACGGcgggctggaggagggggcggCGAAGGCCCCGCGCGCGGGATGGGGCGCCGCCGGCGGACGGACGGACCGGGGCCCAGGGACGCGCGCCAGGCGGGGGCGGGCTGGGGAGGCCGGGGGCgtgccgggggcggggggccaGCCGGGGAGAAGGGGGCGAGGGTCCCTCCGCCGGCTCCGCCCGCCGCGGGCTCCGCCTGCAGCCTCGGCCCCCTCCCGGGCTCGGCCGGCACGCGCTTCAGGCCCTGCTCCCTGCGCCCCCGCGCGTACGCCCGGGCCCCCGGACCCCCGGGCCGTGCAAACTTTCCTTGtgaccgccccccgcccccaatcTCGGCCGCGGTCTCGACGCAAGAGCGCCCACCGCCCCCGTGCCTCGCCCCCGCCCTGGGCCCGCCCCCGCGCACTCACGCTCTCCCCGGAGGTCCGGCTCCACCAGGCCCGCGCTCCACACCTCGTCGTGAGTCTcagccaccgccgccgccgccgccgcgggacCGAGCCTGGAGGAGCCCGGGCGGGGCCGCCCTGGGCCCGCCACGGCCCCGCCCACGGCCCGCCGGGCCCTGCCCTCAGCCCCGCCCCTAGCCCGCCTCTATCCCCGCCCCAGGGGTGCATGGCCggctcccggccccgcccctgccccgcctCCGGGGCGCCTTGCCCCGCCCTTGCCCCGCCCACAGCCCGCCGGGCCCCGCCCCCGGGGCGCCTAGCGAGTGTTGGGGCGCCTCGCCAGTGTCCCCGCGCCGCCGAGTTCGCCGGGGAGCATGCAAACGAAGCCGGCCCCGGCCCCCGAGGGCCCGCCCCGGCTCGGATCCCCGCGAAGCTGACGCAACTCCGCGCTGGGGCGGAAGGCCACCGAGACGGCGGCCTAGAGAGGAGGTGGCCCGGACTCGGGCGGTGGGCGGGCTGCGGCCCTGCGGGGCCAGCGCCTGGGGCCGGCCCCGGGGCCCTCCGCTCGCGCCGGCTGTCTGCAGCGCGCGGGGATGACCGCTGA